The DNA region TATGTTCAGGACATTATTGACAGAAATTGCAATCCAATAGTTTTGGAAATGAAGCCATTCGGTGATTCTGAAGATGCAATGGCATATCAAGAAGAGGTAAAAGAGGAATATGAATTAATCGAAAATGATTTTGATTTGATTTATGAAAAGGACACTTATGAAGAAACACTTGAAATGGTGAGGGAATATAATCCATTAGTCATCGTTCCAGGTACTGAAGATGGTGTTATACTGGCTACAAGGCTTGCAAATGACTTGGACCTTTTATGCAACCCTATTGAAAACATAGATGCATTGACCTTGAAGAATGAAATGCAGAACAGGTTGGCAGAAAATGGCCTTCGCTCAATAAAAGGTAAGGTTGTCAGATCCCTGGAAGAAGCTATTGAGTATTATGATGAGGACGGCCTTGAGGGGGTTGTAGTGAAGCCTGTATACAGTGCCGCATCAGTTGGGGTTAGGTTATGCTCAGACAGACAGGAAATGATTGAAGCGGTCAAGGAAGTGTTTAACTTGACTGGGGTTTACGGAAATGAGTTGAAGGAACTGGTAATTCAGGAACGTATCATGGGCCAGGAATATGTCGTAGACACAGTTTCCTGCAATGGAATTCACCGTGTAACCACAATATGGAAATACAACAAGATCATGACTGATGAGGGAGGCAACATCTACGACTATGATGAAACTGTTACCGAATTGGGGATAGGCGAATCTGAGCTTGTTGAATATGCTTATGATGTTGCAGATGCATTGGGAGTCAAGTACGGCCCTGTTCATGGGGAATATATGATAGATGAAAAAGGACCTGTTTTAATTGAAGTTAATTGCCGTCCTCATGGAGACAGTTTGGATAGAAAATTCATGGATTTCATTTCAGGCCAGCACGAAACAGACAGTGCTCTTGATTCCTATTTGAATCCTGAAAAATTCAATCTGGAGCGCATGAAAGGGTATCATCTATTTGCACGGGGAGTTGTAAAAAATTTCATTATCCCAAAAGACTTGATTGCCCGGTCTTCTCCGATGAATTCAATTGGAGTTAACTTGAAAAGCTTCTTCAAAACAGACCTCCACTCAATTGAAAAACCTGAAGCATTCTCTAAAACTCAAGATTTAGAAACTTCTGGAGGAACTATATATCTGGCTCATAAAGATCCTAATCAACTTCAAAGGGATATTGACTTTTTAAGAGACCTTGAAAAACGTGCTTTCCAATTGGTTTTCAGTGAGGAATTGCATAATGATGTGGAGATTAATGATGATGAGATTTTCAAGGAAATTGAATATCTGATGAATGAAATCAAGGCATATGGCACTTCTCTTTTAGTCACTGAAACTCATTTTGATGATTTGGATATATTTCAGGTTTCAATCGATGATTTGAATGAAATCAAGGGAACTTTTGACTGTGTAGTCATTAATCTAAATAAAAGTCTTAGAGATATGAAGGATGATGAGATTGCCAAACT from uncultured Methanobrevibacter sp. includes:
- a CDS encoding ATP-grasp domain-containing protein; this translates as MRNIIIVQCMSTGKNYVQDIIDRNCNPIVLEMKPFGDSEDAMAYQEEVKEEYELIENDFDLIYEKDTYEETLEMVREYNPLVIVPGTEDGVILATRLANDLDLLCNPIENIDALTLKNEMQNRLAENGLRSIKGKVVRSLEEAIEYYDEDGLEGVVVKPVYSAASVGVRLCSDRQEMIEAVKEVFNLTGVYGNELKELVIQERIMGQEYVVDTVSCNGIHRVTTIWKYNKIMTDEGGNIYDYDETVTELGIGESELVEYAYDVADALGVKYGPVHGEYMIDEKGPVLIEVNCRPHGDSLDRKFMDFISGQHETDSALDSYLNPEKFNLERMKGYHLFARGVVKNFIIPKDLIARSSPMNSIGVNLKSFFKTDLHSIEKPEAFSKTQDLETSGGTIYLAHKDPNQLQRDIDFLRDLEKRAFQLVFSEELHNDVEINDDEIFKEIEYLMNEIKAYGTSLLVTETHFDDLDIFQVSIDDLNEIKGTFDCVVINLNKSLRDMKDDEIAKLFLNIFDKVKFGGLIFIPKTTYAFMPNSRLGAEALLRILNFKIELPIHKLNRMVIASKR